The stretch of DNA TCCTCAAGCAGGTGGTGATCCCGGCCAACAAGGCGTCCCTCCACAAGTGCAAGCGCAGATGATGCGTATGATCTCGCCCGATGAGATTGCGAGATTCCGTAACATGCACGCACCGAAAACACAGCAGATGAACGACGACATGATCAGGACCATCATTGTTCGCCAGAAGATTACAGAGATGCGAAATGCGCAGCGTGCTCAGCAGGGACAGAAACCGCCCGGTGCAACTCCACAAATACCCCGACCACAACAGGCGAACATGCCGAATGGCGGTCAGGCACAGCAACGTCCACCTCAAGCTGGACCTATGCAAGGTCAAAAGCCAGGCAGCGACGATGTCGTCGAGGTCAGCAATCCAGccttgcagcagcaggctccGCAAGCGCCACCAATGCAAGCATCGCAGTCCCAACAGCAAGGGCCGACACGCGAGCAGCTCGCGCAGATGCCGCCCGAGCAGAGAAATGCGTTCATGCAAAAGCGCCAAGCTCAGATGGACGCTCTTCGCAAGGCACAGGGTGGCGTTGGCGGTGCCGCGCCTGCGCCTGCCATGTCTCAACAGGAAGCCAGCCTGAGGCTGACGAACATCATGAAGGAGATTCAAAGCACCACTCCCAAGGGTCCGCCAGTCAACATGGACCCGCAGAGCCAGGAAAAGGTCAAGGCGGCCCTTCAGAGGCTATACAAGCCGATCTTCCAAATGTCGGCGACATTCCCAACGGCTATGTCCTGGGGTCTGGAGGCGCCATTGCGGGACATCATTCGAGCGAAATTGCTACTTCAGCAAAATGTCAAGGACGAACAGGCGACCATGCGAGACTACTACTCTTTGacgcaacagcagctgcaagagATGGAGAGGGCCGTCAGCGGCTACATGAACGAGTTCAAACAGCTGCAACTCCGTCTACAGGCACAGAAAGGAGGTGCTGGCAAGGACCAGCAACCACAGGCTCCTTCTATGGCAGCTGCGCCCTCGCAACAGGGACACGCGCGCAAGCCTTCTCATGCTCGCGCACCGCCCGCACCAACTGACGACAAGAAGTTTGACTGGTCAGCGCAGAGTCCTGGCGTACCAATGTACGCTCAAGATCAGCCAGGCCTCACACAAGACAAGCTCAAGTTTCCACCGCAAAAGAAACGCAAGCCCAACCAACCTGGCAGTCAAGTGTCCACGCCTGCAGCGCAAGCGACCACTCCAGCGAATGCAAATGCCAGTCCTGCACTTGGCAGTGGCAAGGGCCAGCAGAGTCCAGAGCAGATCAAGAAGAcgcagcaacagctcaaAGCTGACATGGAGCGTGAGGCAGAATCGAGGAGATTCAAATGCAAGGACTCATCTTGTGAACACTCTCTCCGCGGTTTCGACACCGAAGCTCAGCTCAACGAGCATGACAAGGCTCAGCACCAGCCCGTTGACGACCCGCTCGGATTCTTCCTCGAGAACGCTACCAAAGCGCTTGACGTTGACAAAGATGGCAATGCCAATGCGAAACCAGATGCGCAGACTGCTAAGTCTGCTCCTCCTGCGAAGGCCCGTCTCACTGTCAACGACCTCAAGGAAGACGAGCTCACCAAGCAAGAGTTGGAGCAGGTTCGCCGGAAGATGGTTCCCGCCTCCGTCAGGCAGAAACTCGCCAAGAAGCAGGCTGAACTCGATGCCGCGAACGAGCAGGCCAAGGAGGCGGAGAAAGAGCAGACAATGCGCGAGGCAATGGCACAGAAGCTCGATCTACCACTGTCGACCGTCGAGCCAGTCACGGAGCTGCCGATCATTGCAGACGACAACGTGTTCGATGTTGGTCTGAACGATATGGACACTGAGCTTTTCGAGAGCTTTGGCATACTCGGCAACCAGATGACCCTGGAGAGCATCGAAGAAATGGCGCGAGAGAATTGGCAACCCGTTGATGGCGATCTCTCAAGCTGGCGGCGCGTAGACGAACCAGGCCTGACCGACTCGTCACCAGAGCTCACGCCAGATGGTTCGCAAAACAGCGACGTCAGCCAGAGCGACACCATGCGCTTCATGATCAGCGTCGAGAACGAGGGCAACTGGGACCCTTGGGGCAATGGTCAAGGTATGGGCGTGTCGGAGACGATGCTGCCCATGTATATGCAAATCAAAGAGATGATGAATAACAGTAATGTGTCGGATGAAGCTGATGTGAATATGGGAGGGGCTAatgaagagggaggagaaCCACAAAAGAGCGTGGGAGAGCTCAGCccgagaaagagaaaggcCATTTCGGAGGTCTGGGATGTGCCTGTGAAGGATATGCTTGATGAGTTCTTCACAGTGCCGCAGAATGGCGATAACATccagcaacgacaacaacagcagaccTTTTCTGCTTAGATGGCAGGAGATGAGTATGGTCGGAGAAAGCAAGATCACACGCAAGGATTGCTACTACTCAGCGTTGGCGCTTGGGAAAAATGGGATGATaaagaaggaagagacaaagaagaagaacactCGCTGCTGAACGTCGAAAGTGCTTCGTTGGTTTGGCGCGCGTTTTATCGTTGTTGATGCGGATTAAGCGATGGCGTTCGCGTTTTTCCTCTTTTACGAGGCGTTGCTTCTGGGCATGTAAAATGATACCCtggctcttcctctttcttcgcaCCTGGTGTACGGGAAAGAAAGGAACTGTATGTAAAACAGAGAGATCGGATCGAGCAAAAATTCGCAAAGCTCTTGTTTGGATGTGCAATTTTGCTGTTtccttcctctttcttctcaaTTCATTTTGATGACTTGAACTGTACCAGATTTCTCTTTAGCCGCGTGCTGCGCTTTCGATGCACGACATCGAGACACACATGCATGTATGGATTGTGAGGCGTTTTGTACGTCATGAGCCACGATCGACAATCACGAGATGCAGCTATGCAGCTTTGGGTGTGTGGGTGTGCACATACCCACCACCACACCTCGCTTCCAACGTTTCCTGAGCGAATTTTTTTGCTtccctcttctcttatcACGAGAGCTGTCACCAGGTTCTCTTTCATGTGATACTTCTCTCGAAGCAGCAAGTTCCCAGTGGCCTGCGTACGACTTCTGCTTGGACCGACACAGTACCCCAGCTGGCCCGCGGACCTGGTTCACTCCACGATCGGAAATACTTCGCATCCTGACAAGATCTGAAGCTTGACGAATTATAAGCTTCGAACAGGACGAGGGACGGTCCTGGCTCCGACGACAAGACAAGGGACTGCAACGTCTGTGCGACCGGATCTGCGAGCGACAAGGGCAAGACTGGGGAAGCAAGGAAGGGAAGGCCAGCTTAGCCAAGATGGCGATTGCGAAGAAGTTGGGCAATTTGGTGGGGGATAAGAAGATGCAGGTTGGTCTCTCCGTTACTCTTACCTTCATTTTCTGCGATACTTCAGCCTTCGCTCTGATGTGAGAGCGCGAGAGTGTAAATGTATTGGTTTTGCTTCGCCATGCCGCTGAAGTTACCCCCACATTTCAATGAATAGGGTATCGTGAGAAAGACGTAGAAATACGCAAGAGGGAACAGCATAGGCAGGGCCCGTTTCCATCATCAACTGCACAAATTCCTACAGCACCACAATGACCAGAAATCATACCTCCACGATGTCCACCAACACTTGCTTCTCACATAGGTcgtcgccttctcctccaccgccatcgCCCTCTATGGCTACGATCAAGGCATGATGTCcctcatcaacaccaacaacgATTACCTCCGCACAATGGGaatctcctcatcctcaccacAAGTCGGTGTCATCGTCTCAGTCTACTATCTCGGCTGTGCCCTCGGCGCCGTCCTCTTCAGTTGGTTCGCGAACGCCCGTGGCCGGAAACCTGCCCTCTTCGGATCCCTCGCCACTGCATCTCTTGGTAACTTCATCATGTTTATCGCTGGACTTGGATTCGAGCATTCGCAGCCTGCGCCGCTGATTGTCATGTATATTGGACGTATTGTCATGGGGTTGGGTGTTGGGGGTGTGGATTCTGTTGTGCCGGTGTATAGTTCGGAATTATCGTCCGATGATTCGAGAGGAAAGGCTTTGGCACAGGAATTTCAGGCGAATATCTTTGGACTCAACATGGCATTTGCGATCAATTTGGCGCTGACAGTGTACTTGGGCAAGGAGAATGAGTGGGCTTGGAGGATACCGATTGTTGCGATGCAGGTTTATCCTTTGGCGCTGCTGGTGTTTATTTATTGGTTGCCGGAGAGTAAGTGGTGTCCGTACTATGGATTTTGGATGAGAGGAAAGTTCGTAAGTTTTCAAGATGCGTACGCTGACATACGTTTCTCGTAATGCAGGTCCGAGATGGTTTGTGCATCATGACAGAACAGAAGATGCCACAAAATCGCTCAAGGAGATCgttggcgaagatgatgcgcaAAAGAAATGTGATGAGCTTGTTCAGGCCTCCAAGGACGAGAGCGACAGCAAAGTTGGATACAAGGAGATGTTCACGCCAGGACATACGCAATTCCATCCAACTGTGAGATAATTTTCACTGCTCGGGATGAACATAGTTACTGACATTTACCAGATGATCACAATCATGGGCCAAGTCAACCAAGCACTAACAGGCTACGGCGCAGTCAGCGTCTACGGCCCTCAAATCTTCGAGCAACTAGGCTACGGAGTACGGTTGTCGGAGTATCTAACAATGGCCAACTTCATTTCCTACTTCATCCTGATGACTCTCGCCTGGGTTCTCATCGATGCTCTCGGACGACGGACCGTGATGCTCTACGGCTCTGGGACAATGACCCTCTGCTTCCTGCTCTTGGCCGTGTTCGGAGGTCTCTCACGATACCACGAAGATCTCCACATCCACGTCAACGCCGTTGCAATTCCAGGAATCGTAGCGTTGTTCGTCGCGACTGGAGCTTTCGGTATTGGGTGGTTAACACCAGTCTGGCTTATTCCGACGGAAATATTCCCTACTGCGGCGCGTGCACATGGCACGGCAGTTTCAGTCATCATCTGGGGCCTCGCAAATTTCACGATAACCCTCATAACCCCGATCCTCTTCAACAACCTCTACTTCTACATCTACCTCATTTTCGCCGGCACCAACTTGATCGCCGGGACCTGGACGTATCTATACTCGCCTGAAACAGGTGGGAGAAGTTTCGAGGAGAATCAAGAGTTCTTTGAAGATGCGAAGTCGGAAGGCACGTGGCGTGTGTCGAAGGTCGATAAGGGCGAGTTTAGATATTTGCCGTATCCGAAACCGGATGGGGAAGTTGGAGAGAGTCAGCCGTTGTTGAGAAGGGTGAGGGATCAGGTCACTTCTTAAACAACGCGgtgttgttggtgttgggtGCAGGAGTTGGATTAGGTAaaagtcatcgtcgtcatcagcaTATATACACAAACTCATGTAACATCTGCAGTTCAAAACATTTTATTTATCCGATCAGAGGCCTCTCACCTCTTGGGATCCTCACCTTGAAGATCAGAGCCTGGTTCTCCAAGCTGAAGCCACTGGCATCGCTATACCTGAACTCTCCGCCTTTCAAGTATCCATCCTGGGTAATGAAATCATTGTCCGAGAACGACAGAATGTAGAACTCGCCATCTGATCCCTGGTTAAGTGGGTTCACGGGCAACAAAGCCAGAGACTCCCACTTCTCATTCAATAAACCATCGCTCTGATCTCCACCATTCCTGACTCCGAATCGATTCAACTGGCTGTTGACATTATAGTCCAACCAAGAGCAGTACTGGGCGGGAGTGACATTTGGTAGAAGCACGCCACCAGGAGCAACGGAGCCTGTGGTAGAATCGTATGTTCCAACGATATTTGTCGCGCGAGAGAtgtcgaagacatcgacctGGCGGTAGACACTGGTGGTGCTTGCTGCTCCGCGGCCGGCGTTGGAGTCACGGGCCAGGACAAGGAACTGTGTTGGGCTGATGTAGTGGATCTCACTTTGACGAGCCACGTTGGAGGTTGCGTCACCGGGACGGACGTTGTTGAGTTGCACGACGTATTCGGCTTCGAGACGAGGAGAGCGTCGGTTACGACCTGAGATGTCGAAGATGAGAAAGCGGGCATTGCGGGTCGAAGGGTTGCCAGAGCCGCTGTCTTGACGAAGAGCGGATTGTGTGAGGGCGTAAAGCTTTGTGCCTTGTGGGTTGATGCTCAGTCCTTCCAGGCCTTGATTGTTGGCCCGGCCGCTAGTAGGGTTGCGTGGAGTGGGGCGAAGGTCTGGGTTGTATCGTGGGGCGTTATCAGAGCTGAAAGATTGAGCTCCGTTACGCTGCGGGATGAAAGCATCTGGGGGACGGATGGCACCGATCATGCGGCCAGAAGGAGAGAAGTTGTAAGTGTAGTCGCCATACTCGTCGCTAATCCAGTAAGTGCCGTCACTGCCAAGTGCAAGGCCTTCGGCGTCAATCACAAGCCGATAGCCACCTGATCCGGCTCCACCGAAGCCGTCGCCAGTGTAGTTTGCTGAGGGGAAGGAGAAGTTATAGCCTGGGTAGGTGAGGTATGGTCCCATGGCGCCGCCATCGAGACCTACAGCTGGGTTGCCAGCAGGATCTGTGAGGAGGATAGTATCGAGGTACCTGAATTGCAGGTTTGGTGGCGCAGGGCTCGAGACTGATGCTGAAGCGTTGGGCTGGAAAGTGATCAAGAACTTGTGGATGCGGTTCTGGTAGTTCAGTGTGCCCTCCGTGTTCCATCCGCGATCTGGCAGTGCGTAGAGAAGTCCGGTGTACCGGTTGCCTGGAAGACGGACCCAAGACCTAGTCAATAGATGTCAGCATGCAGATCTACAACGAAGCTTCCCGATAGACCACTCACCGTCTATCCACAGCAATACTCGACCCGATACCACCAATGGTATCACCAAATCGATCTCTCGCGTTGTCTTCCACGAAGCCGTATCCAGCTAGCTCTTCATAGACATATGTCTTGCCATTGCAGTTCGTCGAGCTGACAGCGGGCCTGCTCggtggagctgcagctgccgcagAATCTTGCGGAGCCGCAGATGCAGTGAGCAAGAGGAACGGCACGGTGGCCAACAACTTGCGAGTGAAGAACATCGTGGAGAGACTCTGCCAAGTCAACCTGAATAGTTTCTTGGTCCAGTCTAGCAGGAAAGAAAGTGCACGAAAAGGTAGGAACCGCAAATACTTATGCTTCAGCGCCTCTACCAGATCTTCCTCAGCTCGCCATCATCCCGCACCACAATACTTTCCTAGCTCCACGGCATTCATTCTAGCGAACGTGTTCGCGCAGAAGCATATGCAGATCCACTATCGAGAAGGTATATGGGAAGCTCCAGCAAGCCGTACCTGCAGACGAGCTTGTCGAACTTGGGATCTTGCGCCGCTTCTCAGCGGATGCTTCCGTGCCCACGAGGTCCATGAACGCAATTTGGTTGGATGGTAGCGTGGCTTGGAGATTTTCGTGATGAGAGAGAAGCATCATTCACAGATTGAGATCTGGAATCTCCTGCGAGTTCCCCACGAGGACGAGCCGTTTTGCCATGTTTGTGGCGAGGGCTAGGTGGGCTTGGTGCAtgttgtggtgatggagAGAAGAGGCTGTGGGGGTGTGGAGAGGTTGTGAAGTTGGCCGTTGCCAAGACATTCTCTAGTTTCCAGTGCTTCTGCACAAATTATGGCAACGGCATGCAGCTTGTCGTTGTTTCTGCATGATCAGCAGAGAAAGAGCATTATAAGCAATGAGAAGTGAAGCCACAAACGAAAATTCATCGTTTCTCTGTTCGTAATTACACGCAAGCAGAGCGGCTCAGCACCACTCTGCTTGCCCTCGTATCGTAACATTTCCACTGAGACTACCgcatgcttgcttgcttccgTTCATCTAGTCCCACCTGCCAGGCTCCCTGGTTGGTTAAACGATGCCTTCCCTCTATCGCTGTTGTTCAGAAGTAGTAGTGAAAACTTGGCGATAATGCCCTTTTCGCCAGTTATGAAAACGCCGCAAACTCCGTCTGCCGCCCGCTATGCTTCGCGTTGAATCGCTTCCCAACCGTAATAAACACTGCACAATGgtacatcttcttcctcgagtATTTCTCCGTCGTAGAAATCTCAGTAACAACGAAAACTTTGGCATTAATGCCTGACTTCTGAGCCCAGCTCATCTGACATGCccatgccgccgccgcattACGAAAGACACACGCGAGGAAAACAGGAGTCACGAAGAAAACATACATACCTTTGGGTCATCGTTGTCAACTAGTTCTGGCTACGGCCGGGCAGCCAGCCGAGGCCGCCTTGCTGTGGTGCCTGAACTTTGCCGAATCCAATGTCGAGATCCGAGATGATCTTGAGAGCGTTACGGCAACGCAAGTGTGGAAGAGGTGCCTGTCGATCTGAGGCACCGGTGATGGGCTCGAGAGAGCCACGCGGCGAGGTCTTGTCATCGTGTTCGCCCGGGAATGGGATAAGACCTTGGAGGACTTCGTATGCTGCGAGCGTGAAACCGAACTGCGGCGAAGACCGAAGGATACGAGCTGGACCGCCCTTGAAGAAAGCCTTGAAACCTTCATCGCGGAAGACTTTGCGTGCGCAGTCGCGAATGTTGAGGTAAGTCGCGTCACCCTTGCGAGCTTCGACTTGGAGACGAGTCTTGATGACATCGGCGGGTGTGGTCAAGTACGCAGCTGGCATACCGGCGATGGCACCAGCAGTGAGCAGTTGCAGGATGCCCAGCTTCTTGGTTGGCGACTCGCCGAAGAAGTCCTTCTTCAAGTGCGCGTATGATGGGAAGTAAATTGCAGAGAAGGGAATGTCGCGCAGCAAGCAAGCCGACGCGCCCTTGTACAGGCCAGTCAGACCAAGATTGCGGACGATCCACACGGCGGTGCGCTTCTTAAGCTGCTCGCCTTCGCGGGCCGCAGCACGTATGGCCTCACCTTGCACTTGTAGACGGATCTTGACAATCTCGAGCGGGTTCGTGAAGATGACTTGGCAACCACCAGCGGAACCACCAGCAACCATCTCCTGCCAGAACTTGATGTCGCCAGTCTTGATGTCGGTGAACTTGCCGCGCACGATGTCGTTGACTGTGAGCTTGATGGCCTTCTCAGGTGCGACACCGATGAGTTGCGGCAAAACGCCAGAGTACAAGCCACGCGCGCCCTCGTTGCGAATGACCTTGGACGCGCAGTCAAGACTGTTCTTGTAGAGAAGTTGACCCACATTCGAGCTGCGCTGATTCTGCATGCGCGTCTTGACCAGATCGATCGGGTACACCATGAAGGCACCGAAAGCACCAGCAATAGAACCGAGAGCGAAGTGATGCGCTGACACGAGGACATCGTGGAAGAAAGTTGTCGACTTCACGACTGCCTTCTGTGCGATATCGGAGACAGCTTCTGCAGGATCAATGCCCTTGGCGTGCCAGCTGGGGTCGAGTACGCGGTCGAAGTCTTGCAGGCCGAGACGTCCGGATGGCTGATCGAGCGACGCGAAGTGGAACAGGATGTCTGCCTCCATTGGTGTGAATTGCGAGAAGCGCGTAACGCGCGTGGCCTCGTTCAAGAAGTCGACACGGGTGATTTTGCCGTCGCTTGACTTGCGAACTGCGTTGCGAATAACCATGATGACAACGTCCATCTCGCGGAGGATGTTCTGGAAAGCGCGCACATTGGCGTATGAGATCTTCGATCCTGGGGAGATGTTGCAGAGGGTGGGGAGGTTGACCAGAAGGTGGTCCGAGAGCTTGTGCGCAGCAGTCTCCATGATAATGCGCTGGAAGTCTTCGGGCTCGATGTAGCCCTCGCCCTTCTTGTCGAGGTGCAGGAAAGCTTGACGAACGCGCTCGCCTTGGAGTCCGCGAAGCATCTGTGCGAACTGCGGGTATGTCATGGAGTGTCTGTGTCGCTTTCCACCCAAATACAGCTTTGCCCAGTCACTGTCCCAGTTGAAGGGGATGGTGCTGGCAGTCTTGTTCTTCGCGTAAACATCCTTGAACGTGTTGAAGTCGACCAAGCCGCTGCTTGGGTCTGCGAACAGGCGGAAAGCGATCTCGTACTCGGCATCTGGCTTCTTAAGCAAGTTGTTGAAGACGGTCCAGTCAGCGAGGGAGACGCGACCCTTGCGTTGACGGTCGGCGATCTGGAAGAGGATGGCGTACTGATCGCGCTTGATTTTGTGCTAGACGGAAGTCAGTGTCCAGGTCGCGTGGAGATGATGCACCTCACTGGCGCGTCGAGGCGCGGCCTTTGAGGTTGGAGCAGTGAGGTAGTGAGACTCACGTAGTCTTCGCCGGCTGGTGCGACGGCATTGACAAACTCTTCCTGGCCCATGTAGTACTCGCCCGAGGCCTCATCCTTCTTGGCTTGTTCCATAAACTCGCTGCGCGTCTGGTCGGAGGTCTGCACCTCGTCCTCGACGCCGAGTAAGGTCTCCTTCACACcctccttcatcttctcagccttctcctTAATGTCCTCCATGATTTTGAGCCGGTGGCACTGCAGCTCGGCGCGCTGCAGGTGTGACAGGTGCGACTCGGGTGCGGAAGGTGGTTGCGATTGCGAATGCGCTGGTGATGGTCGACTTGAGAAACACGGAGTCCAAGTGAGACTAAAAAATTGCCGGCGGTCGCGACGTAGCTAGTCCGACGAACGGACCAGGGTCTGCGTGTGGGGACGCCCAATGGAGTAAGGAGATCTTCGATGTCGGCTGAACAGTGCGCTGAAAACAAAAGAGAgcgaacagcagcaatgggCGATGAGAAAGAAGTGAGGTTTGCAAGCTCTGTTTTGGAGAAAGTGGAAGTGAACCAAAAAATTGACCCGTGGCCGGTACGTACCTCTGCACGACGACGAACTCGCGTGCTGCCCCAGCGCGCCCGCCCACCCGCGCCCAGGAGAGTGAGGCAAAAAGCTTACGGTTGCTCCGGATTCCTTCTCCAACAGGGGTTGTGCAATGCTGTCACTGACTGGGGATATGAACGAGAGTTC from Cercospora beticola chromosome 1, complete sequence encodes:
- a CDS encoding uncharacterized protein (antiSMASH:Cluster_5), with product MFFTRKLLATVPFLLLTASAAPQDSAAAAAPPSRPAVSSTNCNGKTYVYEELAGYGFVEDNARDRFGDTIGGIGSSIAVDRRSWVRLPGNRYTGLLYALPDRGWNTEGTLNYQNRIHKFLITFQPNASASVSSPAPPNLQFRYLDTILLTDPAGNPAVGLDGGAMGPYLTYPGYNFSFPSANYTGDGFGGAGSGGYRLVIDAEGLALGSDGTYWISDEYGDYTYNFSPSGRMIGAIRPPDAFIPQRNGAQSFSSDNAPRYNPDLRPTPRNPTSGRANNQGLEGLSINPQGTKLYALTQSALRQDSGSGNPSTRNARFLIFDISGRNRRSPRLEAEYVVQLNNVRPGDATSNVARQSEIHYISPTQFLVLARDSNAGRGAASTTSVYRQVDVFDISRATNIVGTYDSTTGSVAPGGVLLPNVTPAQYCSWLDYNVNSQLNRFGVRNGGDQSDGLLNEKWESLALLPVNPLNQGSDGEFYILSFSDNDFITQDGYLKGGEFRYSDASGFSLENQALIFKVRIPRGERPLIG
- a CDS encoding uncharacterized protein (SMCOG1169:sugar transport protein~antiSMASH:Cluster_5) encodes the protein MAIAKKLGNLVGDKKMQVVAFSSTAIALYGYDQGMMSLINTNNDYLRTMGISSSSPQVGVIVSVYYLGCALGAVLFSWFANARGRKPALFGSLATASLGNFIMFIAGLGFEHSQPAPLIVMYIGRIVMGLGVGGVDSVVPVYSSELSSDDSRGKALAQEFQANIFGLNMAFAINLALTVYLGKENEWAWRIPIVAMQVYPLALLVFIYWLPESPRWFVHHDRTEDATKSLKEIVGEDDAQKKCDELVQASKDESDSKVGYKEMFTPGHTQFHPTMITIMGQVNQALTGYGAVSVYGPQIFEQLGYGVRLSEYLTMANFISYFILMTLAWVLIDALGRRTVMLYGSGTMTLCFLLLAVFGGLSRYHEDLHIHVNAVAIPGIVALFVATGAFGIGWLTPVWLIPTEIFPTAARAHGTAVSVIIWGLANFTITLITPILFNNLYFYIYLIFAGTNLIAGTWTYLYSPETGGRSFEENQEFFEDAKSEGTWRVSKVDKGEFRYLPYPKPDGEVGESQPLLRRVRDQVTS
- a CDS encoding uncharacterized protein (antiSMASH:Cluster_5), yielding MEDIKEKAEKMKEGVKETLLGVEDEVQTSDQTRSEFMEQAKKDEASGEYYMGQEEFVNAVAPAGEDYHKIKRDQYAILFQIADRQRKGRVSLADWTVFNNLLKKPDAEYEIAFRLFADPSSGLVDFNTFKDVYAKNKTASTIPFNWDSDWAKLYLGGKRHRHSMTYPQFAQMLRGLQGERVRQAFLHLDKKGEGYIEPEDFQRIIMETAAHKLSDHLLVNLPTLCNISPGSKISYANVRAFQNILREMDVVIMVIRNAVRKSSDGKITRVDFLNEATRVTRFSQFTPMEADILFHFASLDQPSGRLGLQDFDRVLDPSWHAKGIDPAEAVSDIAQKAVVKSTTFFHDVLVSAHHFALGSIAGAFGAFMVYPIDLVKTRMQNQRSSNVGQLLYKNSLDCASKVIRNEGARGLYSGVLPQLIGVAPEKAIKLTVNDIVRGKFTDIKTGDIKFWQEMVAGGSAGGCQVIFTNPLEIVKIRLQVQGEAIRAAAREGEQLKKRTAVWIVRNLGLTGLYKGASACLLRDIPFSAIYFPSYAHLKKDFFGESPTKKLGILQLLTAGAIAGMPAAYLTTPADVIKTRLQVEARKGDATYLNIRDCARKVFRDEGFKAFFKGGPARILRSSPQFGFTLAAYEVLQGLIPFPGEHDDKTSPRGSLEPITGASDRQAPLPHLRCRNALKIISDLDIGFGKVQAPQQGGLGWLPGRSQN